Proteins from a genomic interval of Watersipora subatra chromosome 10, tzWatSuba1.1, whole genome shotgun sequence:
- the LOC137405695 gene encoding all trans-polyprenyl-diphosphate synthase PDSS2-like, with protein sequence MGKHMNIHGILRSMHFHDGSGRYIGHFKHCTLPCRGAHSQWSKAVSAAEKVVGYPTSFMNLRFWLSDEMSNVAVNMRKLIGTKHPLMKTAKGLLFDNKENMQTRGLVVLLMSKGAGHPKESRNFLHHRLDNSYSDSNPMTISNFNGSGILSTQRSLAEITEMINTAFVIHKGVMDIDLNNKPKPYDSETADLLYGNKMAILSGDYLLAKASSGLSSLGNTYVVESMASAISDLMESSFFFVDRKDQKLDLDTWEQWSYKNGACLYAKSCQSALMLSQHSASTSDQAFDFGRYFGLLRQLRTDYEGLEPHRDDSEAPSSSIYSVLSRSEIYELKKEYTCKATSCLSVLPHLEAKEALVNILSAVSDNIF encoded by the coding sequence ATGGGCAAACACATGAATATCCATGGTATCTTGCGAAGCATGCATTTTCATGATGGCAGCGGTAGATATATAGGTCATTTCAAGCACTGTACTTTACCATGCCGTGGTGCACATTCACAGTGGAGCAAAGCTGTATCTGCAGCTGAAAAAGTTGTTGGCTACCCAACAAGCTTTATGAACCTGAGGTTTTGGCTAAGTGATGAAATGTCCAATGTCGCCGTAAATATGCGTAAGTTGATTGGTACAAAACATCCTCTAATGAAAACAGCAAAAGGACTTCTTTTTGATAATAAAGAAAACATGCAAACTCGAGGACTAGTTGTATTGCTAATGTCAAAAGGCGCAGGACATCCAAAGGAGTCACGAAACTTTTTGCATCATCGATTGGACAACTCGTATTCCGACAGCAACCCCATGACTATTAGCAATTTTAATGGCAGTGGTATATTGTCTACACAACGATCTCTAGCAGAAATCACTGAAATGATTAACACTGCCTTTGTTATTCACAAAGGAGTGATGGATATAGACTTGAATAATAAGCCAAAGCCATATGACTCTGAAACCGCCGATTTACTGTATGGAAACAAAATGGCCATTCTGAGTGGAGATTATTTGTTAGCTAAAGCTTCATCTGGTCTATCATCACTAGGTAATACCTATGTGGTAGAGTCCATGGCCAGTGCCATCTCTGATCTAATGGAGTCTAGCTTTTTTTTCGTTGACAGAAAAGACCAGAAATTAGATCTGGATACCTGGGAACAGTGGTCTTACAAGAATGGTGCCTGTTTATACGCCAAGTCGTGCCAGTCTGCTCTTATGTTGAGCCAGCATTCTGCGTCAACTAGTGACCAAGCATTTGACTTTGGGAGATATTTTGGTTTGTTGAGGCAACTCCGAACAGATTACGAAGGTCTGGAACCTCACCGAGATGACTCTGAGGCGCCCAGCTCTTCGATATACAGTGTATTATCTAGGTCGGAAATTtatgagctcaaaaaagaatACACATGCAAAGCAACAAGCTGCCTTTCAGTTTTACCACATTTAGAAGCAAAAGAGGCGCTGGTGAATATCTTGTCAGCCGTATCTGATAATATTTTTTAG